In Scophthalmus maximus strain ysfricsl-2021 chromosome 16, ASM2237912v1, whole genome shotgun sequence, the following proteins share a genomic window:
- the hs3st3l gene encoding heparan sulfate (glucosamine) 3-O-sulfotransferase 3-like, whose product MGHRGMAALHHHHHHHHHHPNADLRRLFHRLTIASSLSILCFSLVYLLTGCCESELTENSEIRTPTREFVASGSGWPNDRNGTSFAHEGVAAAGEGALSDHPGLEANGSGKEWTATRRLPQALIIGVKKGGTRALLEFLRLHPDIRALGSEPHFFDRHYARGLDWYRSMMPKALEGQIVMEKTPRYFVTAETPERVHSMARNVKLIVVVRDPVTRAISDYTQIISKTPDIPPFESLAFKNRSTGQIDSLWSPLWIGLYAQHLERWLAWFPRSQIHLVSGERLISDPAGEVGKVQDFLGLQRIVTDKHFYFNKTKGFPCLKKPEGSSKPHCLGKTKGRTHASIDAEVMRRLRDFYKPHNQRFYQMAGQDFGWQ is encoded by the exons ATGGGTCACCGAGGGATGGCAgctcttcaccaccaccaccatcaccatcaccaccatccgAACGCGGACCTGCGGCGGCTCTTCCACCGGCTCACCATCGCCTCGTCTCTGAGCATCCTCTGCTTCTCCCTGGTCTACCTCCTCACCGGATGCTGCGAGTCGGAACTGACAGAAAACTCTGAAATCCGGACACCCACGCGGGAATTCGTCGCGTCGGGGTCAGGATGGCCGAACGACAGAAACGGAACCAGCTTTGCCCATGAGGGTGTCGCCGCTGCTGGCGAAGGCGCGCTCAGTGATCACCCCGGGCTGGAGGCGAACGGCTCGGGGAAAGAATGGACAGCCACTCGGAGGTTGCCCCAGGCTCTGATCATAGGGGTAAAAAAGGGAGGCACCAGGGCTCTGCTGGAGTTTTTGCGACTCCACCCGGACATCCGCGCCCTGGGGTCAGAGCCGCACTTCTTCGACCGGCATTACGCACGGGGACTGGACTGGTACAG AAGTATGATGCCCAAAGCCCTGGAAGGCCAGATTGTCATGGAGAAGACGCCTCGTTACTTTGTTACCGCGGAAACGCCAGAGCGAGTCCACTCCATGGCGCGGAACGTGAAGCTGATCGTTGTTGTCCGTGACCCCGTGACCCGGGCCATCTCTGACTACACGCAGATCATCTCCAAGACGCCCGACATCCCTCCGTTTGAGAGCCTCGCCTTCAAGAACCGCAGCACAG GTCAGATCGACTCTCTGTGGAGCCCGCTGTGGATCGGCCTGTACGCCCAGCACCTGGAGCGTTGGCTGGCCTGGTTCCCCAGGTCTCAGATCCACCTGGTCAGCGGCGAGAGGCTCATCTCCGACCCCGCCGGAGAAGTGGGGAAAGTCCAGGACTTCCTGGGCCTCCAGAGGATCGTCACGGACAAGCACTTCtacttcaacaaaacaaaaggcttcCCGTGCCTGAAGAAGCCGGAGGGCAGCAGCAAACCTCACTGCCTGGGGAAGACGAAGGGGCGAACGCACGCCTCCATTGACGCGGAGGTGATGCGGAGACTGAGGGATTTCTACAAGCCACATAACCAGCGCTTCTATCAGATGGCAGGACAGGACTTTGGGTGGCAGTGA